Sequence from the uncultured Flavobacterium sp. genome:
TTCTACAACTCAATGGGAACTGATGTTACTATTGTAGAATTTATGCCAAACGTTGTTCCTGTAGAAGACGAAGATATCTCAAAACAATTTGAGCGTTCTTTGAAAAAAGCCGGAATCAAAGTTATGACTAACTCATCTGTTGAGCGTATTGACACAACTGGTGCGGGAGTAAAAGCATTTGTTAAAACTGCAAAAGGTGAAGAAGTTCTTGAAGCTGACATCGTTCTTTCGGCGGTTGGAATCAAAACTAACATTGAAAACATAGGTTTAGAAGAAGTTGGAATCGCTGTTGACAGAGATAAAATCTTAGTAAACGCTTACAACGCAACTAATATTCCTGGATATTATGCAATTGGAGACGTTACTCCGGGTCAAGCTTTGGCTCACGTAGCTTCTGCTGAAGGAATTAACTGTGTGGAGAAAATTGCTGGTTTACACGTAGATCCAATCGATTACGGAAACGTTCCTGGTTGTACTTACGCAACTCCAGAAATCGCTTCTGTAGGTTTAACTGAAAAACAAGCTAAAGAAAAAGGATACGAATTAAAAATTGGTAAATTCCCATTCTCAGCTTCAGGAAAAGCAAAAGCTGCCGGAACTCCAGACGGATTCGTAAAAGTAATTTTCGATGCAAAATACGGAGAATGGTTAGGATGCCACATGATTGGTGCTGGTGTTACTGATATGATTGCTGAAGCAGTTGTAGCTCGTAAACTTGAAACTACAGGTCATGAAATCCTTAAATCTATTCACCCTCACCCAACAATGAGCGAGGCTGTTATGGAAGCTGTAGCTGATGCTTACGGC
This genomic interval carries:
- the lpdA gene encoding dihydrolipoyl dehydrogenase, with protein sequence MKYDVIVLGSGPGGYVTAIRASQLGFKVAVVEKENLGGVCLNWGCIPTKALLKSAQVFDYLKHASDYGLKVSEFDKDFPAVVQRSRGVAEGMSKGVQFLMKKNKIDVIEGFGKLKPGKKLDVTDKDNKVTEYSADHIIIATGARSRELPNLPQDGVKVIGYRQAMTLPTQPKSMIIVGSGAIGVEFAHFYNSMGTDVTIVEFMPNVVPVEDEDISKQFERSLKKAGIKVMTNSSVERIDTTGAGVKAFVKTAKGEEVLEADIVLSAVGIKTNIENIGLEEVGIAVDRDKILVNAYNATNIPGYYAIGDVTPGQALAHVASAEGINCVEKIAGLHVDPIDYGNVPGCTYATPEIASVGLTEKQAKEKGYELKIGKFPFSASGKAKAAGTPDGFVKVIFDAKYGEWLGCHMIGAGVTDMIAEAVVARKLETTGHEILKSIHPHPTMSEAVMEAVADAYGEVIHL